One segment of Triticum aestivum cultivar Chinese Spring chromosome 2A, IWGSC CS RefSeq v2.1, whole genome shotgun sequence DNA contains the following:
- the LOC123184809 gene encoding uncharacterized protein, which yields MELGGNLSQPFMHSEQSPILSGGADYFEGDREDDDHATNIYGFSQTVFHTPPPPPTQETQTVTDEVNYGRGYREPRPPPQRLSPSGPRPRKTQTRRRPPQ from the exons ATGGAACTAG GCGGCAACCTGTCGCAACCGTTCATGCATTCAGAGCAGTCACCCATCCTTAGTGGTGGTGCTGATTACTTTGAGGGCGACCGCGAGGATGATGACCATGCTACAAACATTTATGGCTTCTCgcagacagtgtttcacactccaccaccaccaccgacgcaGGAGACACAGACCGTGACAGACGAGGTTAACTATGGTCGTGGTTATCGCGAGCCTCGTCCACCGCCTCAGCGCTTATCGCCTTCCGGTCCTCGCCCGAGGAAGACCCAGACTCGTCGCCGTCCCCCGCAGTGA